A DNA window from Haloactinospora alba contains the following coding sequences:
- a CDS encoding acetoin utilization protein AcuC, which translates to MGCSLRTVWDERLSSYNFGPQHPLAPVRVELTMELSRELGVFDAPGVSFASPEPASDELLELVHTPDYIAAVKRAGQTLQADEPYCLGTPDNPVFPGMHEASSLIAGASVEAARSVWQGEVQHAAGIAGGLHHAMPGHAWGFCVYNDPAVAIAWLLEQGAKRVAYVDVDVHHGDGVQTRFYDDPRVLTISLHESPLTLFPGTGNPNETGGSAAEGYAVNVALPAGTDDARWLRAFEATVEPLVREFQPEILVTQQGADTHALDPLANLVLSLDGQRRAYAALHRLANTAAGGRWVLLGGGGYELVQVVPRSWTHLLAEAAGADIDPASTTPDAWRRYVLERTGEAPPLYMTDGRSPDVRAFENGFDPEDPVDRAIQETRKAVFPSHGIDPSL; encoded by the coding sequence ATGGGGTGTTCGCTTCGCACCGTATGGGACGAGAGGCTGAGTTCCTACAACTTCGGTCCGCAGCACCCGCTGGCGCCGGTCCGGGTGGAGCTCACCATGGAGCTGAGCCGGGAACTCGGGGTTTTCGACGCCCCCGGGGTCTCCTTCGCCAGTCCCGAACCGGCCTCCGACGAGCTGCTGGAACTGGTGCACACCCCGGACTACATCGCCGCGGTGAAACGCGCCGGCCAGACGCTGCAGGCCGACGAGCCCTACTGTCTGGGCACCCCGGACAACCCGGTGTTCCCCGGCATGCATGAGGCGTCCTCACTCATCGCCGGCGCCTCGGTGGAGGCCGCCCGGTCGGTGTGGCAGGGGGAGGTGCAGCACGCAGCCGGGATCGCCGGAGGGCTGCACCACGCCATGCCGGGCCACGCGTGGGGGTTCTGCGTCTACAACGACCCGGCCGTCGCGATCGCGTGGCTGCTGGAGCAGGGGGCGAAACGCGTCGCCTACGTGGATGTCGACGTGCACCACGGCGACGGGGTGCAGACGCGCTTCTACGACGACCCGCGGGTGCTCACCATCAGTCTGCACGAGTCCCCGCTGACACTCTTCCCCGGCACCGGCAACCCCAACGAGACCGGAGGGAGCGCCGCCGAGGGCTACGCCGTCAACGTGGCGCTGCCGGCGGGCACGGACGACGCCCGCTGGCTGCGGGCGTTCGAGGCGACCGTGGAACCGCTCGTGCGCGAGTTCCAGCCCGAGATCCTGGTGACGCAGCAGGGCGCGGACACCCACGCGCTGGACCCGCTCGCGAACCTGGTGCTGAGCCTGGACGGCCAGCGCCGTGCCTACGCCGCGCTGCACCGCCTGGCGAACACGGCGGCCGGGGGCCGGTGGGTGCTGCTCGGCGGGGGCGGTTACGAGCTCGTCCAGGTGGTCCCCCGGTCGTGGACACACCTGCTGGCCGAGGCGGCCGGGGCGGACATCGACCCGGCGTCGACCACCCCGGACGCCTGGCGGCGCTACGTGCTGGAACGTACGGGGGAGGCGCCGCCGTTGTACATGACGGACGGCCGCAGTCCCGACGTGCGGGCCTTCGAGAACGGGTTCGACCCCGAGGACCCGGTCGACCGGGCCATCCAGGAGACCCGAAAGGCCGTCTTCCCCTCCCACGGGATCGACCCCAGCCTGTGA
- the proC gene encoding pyrroline-5-carboxylate reductase produces the protein MVAIIGAGKMGEALLAGLLGTGYAPADVLVAEPRQERAREVAELYGVDVVSTREAAKRAETVVLAIKPQDMVNLLDDVSGELGSGTLVISVAAGVTTSTLERHITDDAAVVRAMPNTPALAGTGMTAMSGGTHTTPEQLDRAERLLESVGSVVRVQERHMDTVTALSGSGPAYFYFIAETMIEAGVAMGMPRDSARTLVSQTITGAATMLNEPGNHPVVLREAVTSPGGTTAAALRELERHGVRSAFTDAIEAAARRSGELSGD, from the coding sequence ATGGTCGCAATCATTGGCGCAGGAAAGATGGGCGAGGCCCTGCTGGCCGGTCTGCTCGGGACCGGCTACGCCCCGGCCGACGTGCTCGTGGCGGAGCCGCGCCAGGAACGCGCCCGCGAGGTGGCCGAGCTCTACGGGGTCGACGTCGTCTCCACCAGGGAGGCGGCGAAACGCGCGGAGACCGTCGTGCTCGCGATCAAACCCCAGGACATGGTCAACCTCCTCGACGACGTCTCCGGGGAGCTCGGCTCGGGGACCCTGGTCATCTCGGTCGCGGCGGGTGTCACCACCTCGACCCTGGAGAGGCACATCACCGACGACGCCGCGGTCGTGCGGGCCATGCCCAACACCCCCGCCCTGGCCGGCACGGGGATGACCGCCATGTCCGGCGGGACGCACACCACGCCGGAGCAGTTGGACCGCGCAGAGCGGCTGCTCGAGTCGGTCGGGTCGGTGGTGCGGGTGCAGGAACGCCACATGGACACCGTCACCGCCCTCTCCGGCAGCGGCCCCGCCTACTTCTACTTCATCGCGGAAACGATGATCGAGGCCGGTGTGGCGATGGGGATGCCGCGCGACAGCGCGCGGACCCTGGTCAGCCAGACCATCACCGGGGCGGCGACGATGCTGAACGAGCCCGGCAACCACCCGGTGGTCCTGCGCGAGGCCGTGACCTCACCCGGCGGCACCACCGCCGCCGCCCTGCGCGAACTGGAGCGCCACGGCGTGCGCTCGGCGTTCACCGACGCCATCGAGGCCGCGGCGCGGCGCAGCGGGGAACTGTCCGGCGACTGA
- a CDS encoding proline dehydrogenase family protein, with product MALRQTLRAASGNQRLRTLVTNNRAVRGAAGRFVAGESVEDALRAVTDLAEHGLFTTLHNVAASAHHPSQAVETTHAYLHLLQRLSDTGLAPLADLSVKPTTVGLGLGPEGESLARENIARICAAARDAGTTLTLETEGAEQVTATLRTVTTLRREFPTLGCALQSYLRRTAGDAADMSGPHTRVRLAKGGTSDPAAAHPTRREGDAAFVRILRQLMAGSTYPMVATHDPRLIGIAATLAERNERSRDEFEYQMLYGAHSREQRRLTRQGAQVRVYVPYGHDWYGYLLRRAAARPAALASAARVTASGG from the coding sequence ATGGCACTACGGCAGACCCTGCGCGCGGCCTCCGGAAACCAGCGGCTGCGCACGCTCGTCACGAACAACCGGGCCGTACGCGGCGCCGCCGGCCGGTTCGTCGCCGGGGAGAGCGTCGAGGACGCCCTGCGCGCCGTCACCGACCTCGCCGAGCACGGCCTTTTCACCACCCTCCACAACGTCGCCGCGAGCGCGCACCACCCCTCCCAGGCGGTGGAGACCACCCACGCCTACCTGCACCTGCTCCAGCGGCTCTCCGACACCGGCCTCGCCCCGCTCGCGGACCTCTCCGTGAAACCGACCACCGTCGGCCTGGGGCTGGGACCGGAGGGAGAGTCCCTGGCGCGGGAGAACATCGCCCGGATCTGCGCCGCGGCCCGGGACGCGGGAACGACCCTCACCCTGGAGACGGAGGGCGCCGAGCAGGTGACGGCGACCCTGCGCACCGTCACGACGCTGCGGCGGGAGTTCCCCACGCTCGGGTGCGCCCTCCAGTCCTACCTGCGCCGCACCGCCGGGGACGCGGCCGACATGTCCGGGCCGCACACCCGCGTCCGGCTGGCGAAGGGCGGCACCTCCGACCCCGCGGCCGCCCACCCCACCCGCCGGGAGGGGGACGCCGCCTTCGTGCGCATCCTGCGCCAGCTGATGGCCGGCAGCACCTACCCCATGGTGGCGACCCACGACCCCCGGCTAATCGGGATCGCCGCCACGCTCGCCGAGCGCAACGAGCGTTCCCGGGACGAGTTCGAGTACCAGATGCTCTACGGCGCCCATTCGCGCGAACAGCGCAGGCTCACCCGCCAGGGGGCGCAGGTGCGGGTCTACGTTCCCTACGGGCACGACTGGTACGGCTACCTCCTCCGGCGGGCCGCCGCCCGCCCCGCGGCTCTGGCGTCGGCCGCGCGGGTGACGGCTTCCGGGGGATGA
- a CDS encoding TetR/AcrR family transcriptional regulator, with protein MARTGRRPGNTRSREQILRAAREQFSELGYDGVSIRGIARGAGVDPALVHHFFGAKDAVFVAAMRLPYNPGEVLRGIVADSGHDRAEAVVRFFLGVWEDPGTREPMLAFVRSAVTNERAAEAVRGFTQDVITRHVAAEVGISPLRASLVAAQLFGMVLVRYLAAAEPLASAPPEEVVATYAPAVRTVLGEARE; from the coding sequence ATGGCGAGAACGGGGCGGCGGCCGGGGAACACGCGTAGCCGCGAGCAGATCCTGCGGGCTGCCCGGGAGCAGTTCTCGGAACTGGGCTACGACGGCGTGAGCATCCGGGGCATCGCCCGCGGTGCGGGGGTCGACCCCGCGCTCGTCCACCATTTCTTCGGCGCCAAGGACGCGGTCTTCGTCGCGGCCATGCGGTTGCCGTACAACCCCGGCGAGGTACTGCGCGGCATCGTCGCGGACTCCGGCCACGACCGGGCCGAGGCCGTCGTCCGGTTCTTCCTCGGCGTGTGGGAGGACCCCGGGACCCGGGAGCCCATGCTGGCCTTCGTCCGCTCCGCGGTCACCAACGAGCGGGCCGCCGAGGCCGTCCGGGGATTCACACAGGACGTCATCACGCGCCACGTCGCGGCGGAAGTGGGCATCTCCCCGTTGCGGGCCTCACTGGTCGCCGCCCAACTGTTCGGCATGGTGCTGGTGCGCTACCTGGCCGCGGCCGAACCGCTGGCCTCCGCCCCACCGGAGGAGGTGGTGGCGACCTACGCCCCGGCGGTGCGTACCGTGCTGGGCGAGGCCCGGGAGTGA
- a CDS encoding sugar phosphate isomerase/epimerase family protein, whose protein sequence is MSAIQVPNAPVTLSTASVYPEKTPAAFEIAAKLGYDGVEVLVSSDPVSQDAGMLQRLSEYHGVPIRAVHAPCLIFTQRVWGRDPWGKLERSQEMAQQLGASVIVVHPAFRWQRDYARDFEAGIARLREQSDTVLAVENMYPVRMGEKEVVPYSPGWNPLERDYPEVTLDLSHTAMSGSDAMDMAKQLGGRLSHVHLADGTGGQNFDEHLIPGRGTQPCADLLEHLATSGYAGQVVLEVSTRKSANRQAREWELAEALAFTRLHLAGARGATPPRTFAVSPDGTVGEA, encoded by the coding sequence GTGAGCGCTATCCAGGTTCCCAACGCGCCGGTCACCCTCTCGACCGCTTCGGTCTACCCGGAGAAGACGCCGGCGGCTTTCGAGATCGCCGCGAAGCTGGGCTACGACGGGGTGGAGGTGCTGGTCTCCTCGGACCCGGTGAGCCAGGACGCCGGCATGCTCCAGCGGCTCTCCGAGTACCACGGTGTGCCGATTCGGGCGGTGCACGCCCCCTGCCTGATCTTCACCCAACGGGTGTGGGGGCGGGACCCCTGGGGCAAGCTGGAGCGTTCCCAGGAGATGGCCCAGCAGCTGGGAGCCTCGGTCATCGTGGTCCATCCCGCGTTCCGCTGGCAGCGGGACTACGCCCGCGACTTCGAGGCCGGGATCGCGCGGTTGCGGGAGCAGAGCGACACCGTCCTCGCGGTGGAGAACATGTACCCGGTGCGGATGGGGGAAAAGGAGGTCGTCCCCTACTCCCCGGGATGGAACCCGCTGGAGCGCGACTACCCCGAGGTGACCCTCGACCTGTCACACACCGCCATGTCCGGGTCGGACGCGATGGACATGGCGAAACAACTCGGCGGGCGGCTGTCCCACGTGCACCTCGCCGACGGGACCGGAGGACAGAACTTCGACGAACACCTCATCCCGGGGCGGGGTACGCAGCCGTGCGCCGATCTGCTGGAACACCTCGCCACCTCCGGTTACGCGGGCCAGGTAGTGCTGGAGGTGAGCACCCGCAAGTCCGCCAACCGCCAGGCGCGCGAGTGGGAACTCGCCGAGGCGCTGGCGTTCACCCGGCTCCACCTCGCCGGGGCGCGCGGTGCGACACCGCCACGCACGTTCGCGGTGAGTCCCGACGGCACGGTCGGCGAGGCGTGA
- a CDS encoding class I SAM-dependent methyltransferase: protein MRTALAGAVPSPNIWNSPDVYEVENTAADPDGVIDAAMAGIRDPGGTEFLDIGCGSGFHLPRFAATARRVTGVEPHARLAAAARRRTADRPNVTVRDGVAQRLPVADSSVEVAHARWAYFFGRGCEPGLAELRRVMRRGGVAFVIDNDATRSTVGEWFQRSLPSYDPEAVLRFWTAAGFNREPLLIRWRFARRRDFEAVVRIEFPPALADEIVATHPGLEVDYAVNLWWREY, encoded by the coding sequence GTGCGAACAGCGTTGGCCGGGGCGGTTCCCAGCCCCAACATCTGGAACAGTCCCGACGTCTACGAGGTGGAGAACACCGCGGCGGACCCGGACGGGGTCATCGACGCGGCCATGGCCGGTATCCGCGACCCGGGCGGGACCGAGTTCCTGGACATCGGTTGCGGCTCGGGGTTCCACCTGCCGAGGTTCGCCGCCACGGCGCGGCGGGTCACCGGGGTCGAGCCGCACGCCCGCCTCGCGGCCGCGGCCCGGCGGCGCACCGCCGACCGGCCCAACGTCACGGTGCGCGACGGGGTCGCCCAACGCCTGCCGGTGGCGGACTCCTCGGTGGAGGTGGCCCACGCGCGGTGGGCGTACTTCTTCGGCAGGGGCTGCGAACCGGGTCTGGCGGAGCTGCGGCGGGTGATGCGGCGCGGCGGTGTCGCCTTCGTCATCGACAACGACGCGACCCGCAGCACGGTCGGCGAGTGGTTCCAGCGCTCCCTGCCGTCCTACGACCCGGAGGCCGTACTGCGGTTCTGGACCGCCGCGGGGTTCAACCGCGAGCCGCTGCTGATCCGGTGGCGGTTCGCGCGGCGCCGTGACTTCGAGGCCGTGGTGCGGATCGAGTTCCCGCCGGCTCTGGCGGACGAGATCGTCGCCACCCACCCCGGTCTGGAGGTGGACTACGCGGTGAACCTGTGGTGGCGGGAGTACTGA
- a CDS encoding SGNH/GDSL hydrolase family protein yields MPVTQHVLESSPNPRYRLPLRFSVAAVTVTGTAAMALAAAPPASASQDLGHRYVALGDSFTSGPFIVPHEGDPALCLRSQSNYPSLVADRVGAETFVDVSCAGATTEGMTEPQDLGLGTENPPQFDALTEDTTLVTVGIGGNDFGFGDVSLKCAALSGTDPHGAPCQEYYTDGGGDELADRIARTGDEVAEVLSGIRERSPEATVAVVGYLQLLPEDEGCWPRVPFAEGDVGYLDSVQSDLNAALEAEAEEAGMSYVDVFERGHDMCADSSDRWVEGIFPDKPAAPIHPNELGMEETASSVLETLGTGATAPLP; encoded by the coding sequence GTGCCCGTGACACAGCACGTCCTGGAGTCTTCCCCCAACCCCCGGTACCGTCTTCCTCTCCGCTTCTCCGTGGCCGCCGTCACCGTGACGGGAACCGCGGCCATGGCTCTCGCCGCCGCCCCGCCCGCGTCCGCCTCCCAGGATCTGGGGCACCGCTACGTGGCCCTCGGCGACTCGTTCACCTCCGGACCGTTCATCGTCCCGCACGAGGGGGACCCCGCGCTGTGCCTGCGTTCGCAGAGCAACTACCCCAGCCTCGTCGCCGACAGGGTCGGGGCCGAGACGTTCGTTGACGTGAGCTGCGCGGGGGCCACCACCGAGGGCATGACCGAACCCCAGGACCTGGGACTGGGAACGGAGAACCCGCCCCAGTTCGACGCGCTCACCGAGGACACCACCCTGGTGACCGTCGGGATCGGCGGAAACGACTTCGGTTTCGGCGACGTCTCCCTGAAATGCGCCGCGCTGAGCGGGACCGACCCCCACGGGGCACCGTGTCAGGAGTACTACACCGACGGCGGGGGCGACGAACTCGCCGACCGGATCGCGCGGACCGGCGACGAGGTGGCCGAGGTGTTGAGCGGGATCCGGGAACGCAGTCCCGAGGCTACGGTGGCGGTGGTCGGCTACCTGCAACTGCTGCCCGAGGACGAGGGGTGCTGGCCCCGGGTTCCGTTCGCGGAGGGCGACGTCGGTTACCTCGACAGCGTCCAGAGCGACCTCAACGCGGCGCTGGAGGCCGAGGCCGAGGAAGCCGGGATGTCCTACGTCGACGTGTTCGAACGCGGACACGACATGTGCGCGGACTCCTCGGACCGCTGGGTGGAGGGCATATTCCCGGACAAACCGGCCGCCCCCATCCACCCGAACGAGCTGGGGATGGAGGAGACCGCATCCTCCGTTCTCGAGACGCTCGGGACCGGTGCCACCGCTCCGCTTCCCTGA
- the radA gene encoding DNA repair protein RadA: MAKGAKTTFRCSECGWTTLRWVGRCGECQAWGTVEEETAAPTSTVTSPAPVATAAQPITEINVESAHAVPTGLSELDRVLGGGLVGGGVILFAGEPGVGKSTLLLETAALCADAGPVLYVTGEESTGQVRLRAERLGALAPKLYLAAENSVAPLVSHVDAVNPGVLIVDSVQTMTSPEVTGVPGGVTQVREVAGALIRLAKERGITVVLVGHVTKDGSIAGPRLLEHLVDVVLQFEGDRYSQLRMLRAAKNRYGPTDEIGCFELSDSGITGLADPSGLFLTRRAEPVPGTCVTVTLEGRRPLIAEVQALVASSYLPQPRRATSGLDSSRVNMVMAVLERRANVRISNADVYASTVGGVRLSEPSVDLALALAVTGSVRDVAVPRDMVAIGEVGLAGDVRAVHGISRRLSEAQRLGFTRAVVPANSEVEVEGLEVVGVDDLGAALRAALPPDPR; this comes from the coding sequence ATGGCTAAGGGCGCGAAAACGACGTTCCGCTGCTCCGAGTGCGGCTGGACCACGCTGAGGTGGGTGGGACGCTGCGGGGAGTGTCAGGCGTGGGGAACCGTCGAGGAGGAGACCGCCGCCCCCACCTCCACGGTGACCTCCCCGGCTCCGGTGGCGACGGCCGCCCAGCCCATCACCGAGATCAACGTGGAAAGCGCGCACGCGGTACCGACCGGCCTCTCGGAACTCGACCGGGTGCTCGGTGGGGGCCTGGTCGGCGGCGGGGTGATCCTGTTCGCCGGCGAGCCCGGCGTGGGCAAGTCCACCCTGCTGCTGGAGACGGCGGCGCTGTGCGCGGACGCGGGTCCGGTGCTGTACGTCACCGGTGAGGAGTCCACGGGTCAGGTGCGCCTGCGCGCGGAACGGCTCGGCGCGCTCGCGCCCAAGCTGTACCTCGCGGCGGAGAACTCGGTCGCGCCGCTGGTCAGCCACGTCGACGCGGTCAACCCGGGGGTTCTGATCGTCGACTCGGTACAGACCATGACCTCACCGGAGGTCACCGGGGTGCCGGGCGGGGTGACACAGGTCCGGGAGGTGGCCGGGGCGTTGATCCGGCTCGCCAAGGAGCGCGGCATCACCGTGGTCCTGGTGGGACACGTCACCAAGGACGGCTCCATCGCCGGCCCGCGTCTGTTGGAGCACCTGGTGGACGTGGTTCTCCAGTTCGAGGGGGACCGCTACTCCCAGCTGCGGATGCTGCGGGCGGCGAAGAACCGTTACGGCCCCACCGACGAGATCGGGTGCTTCGAACTGTCCGACTCCGGGATCACGGGGCTGGCCGACCCGAGCGGGCTGTTCCTCACCCGCCGCGCGGAGCCGGTGCCGGGAACGTGCGTCACGGTGACGCTGGAGGGGCGCCGCCCCCTCATCGCGGAGGTCCAGGCGCTGGTGGCCTCCTCCTACCTTCCCCAGCCCCGCCGCGCCACGTCGGGACTGGACTCCTCCCGGGTGAACATGGTGATGGCGGTGCTGGAGCGCCGGGCGAACGTGCGCATCTCCAACGCCGACGTGTACGCCTCGACGGTGGGCGGCGTCCGGTTGAGCGAACCGTCGGTGGACCTGGCGCTGGCGCTGGCGGTCACCGGGTCGGTGCGGGACGTCGCGGTGCCGCGGGACATGGTCGCCATCGGCGAGGTCGGACTCGCCGGGGACGTACGGGCGGTGCACGGCATCTCGCGGCGGTTGAGCGAGGCGCAGCGGCTGGGGTTCACCCGCGCTGTCGTTCCCGCGAACAGCGAGGTGGAGGTGGAGGGCCTCGAGGTCGTCGGGGTGGACGACCTCGGTGCGGCGCTGCGCGCGGCCCTCCCACCCGATCCGCGTTGA
- a CDS encoding HhH-GPD family protein — MIDNPYTTAVLAWYDVNARDLPWRHPDATPWSILVSEVMLQQTPVVRVLPAWREWMKRWPAPADLAAEPSGEAVRMWHRLGYPRRALNLHACATAIVERHGGEVPDDHSELLALPGVGAYTAAAVASFAFGQRHAVLDTNVRRVLARAHTGVQYPPKTQSKSETRLAESLLPSDAETAVRWGVAVMELGALVCTARSPACADCPIADKCAWRLAGKPAHDGPPRRAQTYAGTDRQVRGKLMAVLRAASGPVPKSELDAVWDDQVQRERALDALVSDGLVDPLDSGEYALPG, encoded by the coding sequence ATGATCGACAATCCTTACACCACAGCGGTTCTCGCGTGGTACGACGTCAACGCCCGCGACCTTCCCTGGCGCCACCCGGACGCCACCCCCTGGTCCATCCTGGTCAGTGAGGTGATGCTGCAGCAGACCCCGGTGGTGCGGGTGCTGCCCGCCTGGCGGGAGTGGATGAAGCGCTGGCCCGCCCCCGCGGACCTGGCGGCCGAACCGTCCGGGGAGGCGGTGCGGATGTGGCACCGGTTGGGCTATCCGCGGCGCGCGTTGAACCTGCACGCTTGTGCCACGGCGATCGTGGAACGCCACGGCGGTGAGGTCCCCGACGACCACTCCGAGCTGTTGGCGCTTCCCGGGGTGGGCGCCTACACCGCGGCGGCCGTGGCCAGCTTCGCCTTCGGGCAGCGCCACGCCGTCCTGGACACCAACGTCCGGCGGGTGCTGGCCCGCGCGCACACCGGTGTCCAGTACCCGCCCAAGACCCAGAGCAAAAGCGAGACGCGACTGGCCGAGTCACTGCTGCCCTCCGACGCCGAGACCGCCGTCCGCTGGGGTGTGGCGGTCATGGAGTTGGGGGCGCTGGTGTGCACGGCCCGCTCCCCCGCCTGCGCCGACTGTCCGATCGCCGACAAGTGCGCCTGGCGGCTGGCGGGCAAACCCGCCCATGACGGCCCGCCGCGGCGGGCGCAGACCTACGCGGGAACCGACCGGCAGGTCCGCGGGAAGCTGATGGCGGTGTTGCGCGCGGCCAGCGGTCCGGTGCCGAAGTCGGAGCTGGACGCCGTGTGGGATGACCAGGTGCAGCGCGAGCGGGCGCTGGACGCGCTGGTCTCCGACGGACTCGTGGACCCGTTGGACAGCGGGGAGTACGCGCTGCCGGGGTGA